From Scleropages formosus chromosome 1, fSclFor1.1, whole genome shotgun sequence, a single genomic window includes:
- the LOC114910269 gene encoding histone H2A-like has product MSGRGKTGGKARAKAKTRSSRAGLQFPVGRVHRLLRKGNYAERVGAGAPVYLAAVLEYLTAEILELAGNAARDNKKTRIIPRHLQLAVRNDEELNKLLGGVTIAQGGVLPNIQAVLLPKKTEKTVKTK; this is encoded by the coding sequence ATGAGCGGACGTGGAAAAACTGGTGGCAAAGCTAGAGCTAAGGCCAAGACTCGTTCATCCAGAGCTGGACTGCAGTTTCCAGTCGGCCGTGTTCACAGATTGCTACGCAAAGGCAACTATGCTGAGCGTGTTGGTGCTGGAGCCCCAGTTTATTTGGCTGCTGTGCTCGAGTACCTGACTGCTGAAATCCTCGAGTTGGCTGGCAATGCTGCCCGGGACAACAAGAAAACGCGCATCATTCCCCGCCACTTGCAGCTCGCTGTCCGCAACGATGAGGAACTGAATAAATTGCTGGGAGGCGTCACGATCGCCCAGGGTGGCGTACTTCCTAACATTCAGGCCGTTCTTCTGCCCAAGAAAACGGAGAAGACCGTCAAGACTAAGTAA
- the LOC108933811 gene encoding histone H2B-like, producing the protein MPEPAKSAPKKGSKKAVTKTAGKGGKKRRKSRKESYAIYVYKVLKQVHPDTGISSKAMGIMNSFVNDIFERIAGEASRLAHYNKRSTITSREIQTAVRLLLPGELAKHAVSEGTKAVTKYTSSK; encoded by the coding sequence ATGCCTGAACCTGCGAAGTCAGCGCCCAAGAAGGGCTCGAAGAAAGCTGTGACGAAGACGGCAGGCAAAGGAGGAAAGAAACGCAGAAAGTCCAGAAAGGAGAGCTACGCTATCTACGTGTACAAGGTGCTGAAGCAGGTCCATCCCGACACCGGCATCTCTTCCAAGGCTATGGGCATCATGAACTCGTTCGTGAACGACATTTTCGAGCGCATCGCCGGTGAGGCTTCTCGTTTGGCTCATTACAACAAGCGTTCGACTATCACTTCCCGGGAGATTCAGACTGCTGTACGCCTCTTGCTGCCCGGTGAATTGGCCAAGCACGCGGTGTCTGAGGGCACCAAGGCTGTCACTAAGTACACGAGCTCTAAATAA
- the LOC114910264 gene encoding histone H1-like — translation MAEVAPAPAAAAAAAPAKASKKKAASKPKKAGPSVGDLIVKAVSASKERNGVSLAALKKALAAAGYDVEKNNSRVKLAIKSLVTKGILVQTKGTGASGSFKLNKKQAEATKKKPAKKEAPKAKKPAAKKPAAAKKPKKVAAKKAASSAKKSPKKAKKPAAAAKKATPKKAKKPAAAKKATKSPKKAKAAAKPKVAKPKSSKAKKAAPKKK, via the coding sequence ATGGCAGAAGTCGCTCCAGCTCCGGcagccgccgctgccgccgctccGGCTAAAGCTTCCAAGAAGAAGGCTGCGTCCAAGCCTAAGAAGGCGGGTCCCAGCGTCGGGGACCTGATCGTGAAAGCCGTCTCGGCCTCCAAGGAGCGAAACGGCGTGTCTCTGGCCGCCCTGAAAAAGGCTCTGGCGGCAGCAGGCTACGATGTGGAGAAGAACAACTCCCGCGTCAAGCTGGCAATCAAAAGCCTGGTGACCAAAGGCATTCTGGTCCAGACCAAAGGGACCGGCGCCTCTGGCTCGTTCAAGCTGAACAAGAAGCAGGCGGAGGCCACCAAGAAGAAGCCGGCCAAGAAGGAGGCTCCGAAAGCCAAGAAGCCAGCCGCAAAGAAGCCTGCCGCGGCCAAGAAGCCCAAGAAGGTGGCTGCGAAGAAAGCCGCCTCCTCCGCCAAGAAGTCCCCGAAGAAGGCGAAGAAGCCCGCTGCGGCAGCTAAAAAGGCGACCCCTAAGAAAGCTAAGAAGCCGGCAGCGGCCAAGAAGGCGACCAAGAGCCCCAAGAAGGCAAAGGCGGCAGCCAAGCCCAAAGTGGCAAAGCCCAAGAGCAGCAAGGCTAAGAAAGCGGCTCCTAAAAAGAAGTGA